One window from the genome of Bacillus rossius redtenbacheri isolate Brsri chromosome 12, Brsri_v3, whole genome shotgun sequence encodes:
- the LOC134537589 gene encoding myoneurin-like produces MEVVNFHGSSMMQQCLICAAESLSNYIDLTLVTSQTTHSETPVEDKLRNILTDKWREPDSDMAMVVCLPCFQLIDQYDSLETRLQQVGKSISEKYCSSFGRDKLPPVDKRDKQLKKKRGRPPKPNVKSPPKLKIKEIVKPKRKYSRKKKTEKDENESDSDGDAAWVPDHDDDRDSSPGPSHNAAESNGKKSRLSENGTKARKELTKARAQVAAMALAQAGSSSEVDAPDNPPETQRPPAPPEEKNNNVYDEDVASLGLNPGEKLRMGAALEAEDGDVSYACSYCDEVFVDVGMLKAHVRVRHRPETLTTMLPVDMGFGTKVNCGVQLAEVTSHHDLGKPFVCIFCDGAFKFKSNVLLHYKEKHTPYKPFSCVDCKEAFRRSMELSRHRVYYCPFRKRRVPKKRGREPKAVKKE; encoded by the exons ATGGAAGTTGTTAACTTCCATGGGAGTAGTATGATGCAGCAATGTCTTATATGTGCTGCGGAGTCTCTCTCGAATTATATTGATTTGACGTTGGTGACGTCCCAGACTACTCATAGTGAAACTCCTGTAGAAGATAAGTTAAGAAATATACTCACCGATAAATGGAGGGAACCAGATTCTGATATGGCAATGGTTGTGTGCTTGCCTTGTTTTCAGTTAATTGATCAGTATGATTCGCTGGAAACTCGTTTACAGCAAGTAGGGAAATCCATATCAGAAAAGTACTGTAGTAGTTTTGGAAGAGATAAATTACCCCCTGTTGATAAGCGGGACAAACAATTGAAGAAAAAGAGGGGAAGACCTCCGAAACCGAATGTTAAATCTCCACCGAAATTAAAGATAAAAGAGATTGTGAAACCGAAACGGAAATATTCGAGGAAGAAAAAGACAGAAAAAGATGag AACGAGAGCGACTCGGACGGAGACGCGGCATGGGTGCCAGACCACGACGACGACAGGGACTCCTCGCCGGGTCCCAGCCACAACGCCGCGGAGAGCAACGGGAAGAAGTCCCGGCTGAGCGAGAACGGCACGAAGGCGCGCAAGGAGCTGACGAAGGCACGGGCGCAGGTGGCGGCGATGGCCCTGGCCCAGGCGGGCTCGTCCTCCGAGGTGGATGCCCCGGACAACCCGCCCGAGACGCAGAGGCCGCCCGCCCCGCCCGAGGAGAAGAACAACAACGTGTACGACGAGGACGTGGCGTCGCTGGGGCTGAACCCGGGCGAGAAGCTGCGCATGGGCGCCGCGCTCGAGGCGGAGGACGGCGACGTCAGCTACGCCTGCTCGTACTGCGACGAGGTGTTCGTCGACGTGGGCATGCTGAAGGCGCACGTGAGGGTGCGGCACCGCCCCGAGACCCTCACCACCATGCTGCCCGTCGACATGGGCTTCGGCACCAAGGTCAACTGCGGGGTGCAGCTGGCCGAGGTCACCTCCCACCACGACCTCGGCAAGCCCTTCGTCTGCATCTTCTGCGACGGGGCGTTCAAGTTCAAGAGCAACGTCCTGCTGCACTACAAGGAGAAGCACACCCCCTACAAGCCCTTCTCGTGCGTGGACTGCAAAGAGGCGTTCCGGCGCTCCATGGAACTCTCCCGTCACAGAGTGTACTATTGCCCGTTCCGGAAACGGAGGGTTCCGAAGAAACGGGGCCGGGAGCCCAAGGCGGTGAAGAAAGAATAA